The sequence below is a genomic window from Synechococcus sp. PCC 7335.
CTCCTATTTGGCTTAGCACTGATCTACGCGACGGTAATCAAGCGCTGATTGAACCAATGGATATTGGCCGTAAACTTCGTCTCTTTCGCACGCTAGTAGATATTGGCTTCAAAGAGATCGAGATTGGCTTTCCTTCCGCCTCTCAAATTGAGTTTGACTTCGCCCGCCATCTAATCGACCATAATCTGATTCCGTCCGATGTGACTATTCAGGTACTAACGCCTGCCCGTGAATCGCTTATCTGCCGAACCTTTGAAGCCGTGCGTGGTGCTTTGAACGTCATTGTTCATGTCTATAACGCTACCGCCCCTACGTTTCGTCAAGTGGTGTTTAACTTAGATAAGCCTGGGACTATTCGCTTGGCGACTGAAGCTGCTGAGCTAATCAAGACCATTGCTCAAGCGCAAATAGAGACAAACTGGCGCTTTCAATATTCCCCTGAAGTCTTTACCTCTACAGAACTTCCCTTTGCTAAAGAAATTTGCAACGCTGTCCTAGATATCTGGCAACCTACGCTAGAGGCTAAGGCAATTATTAATTTGCCAGCTAGCGTAGAAGTCTCTACGCCTAATATTTTTGCTGATCAGGTGGAATGGATGCACCGGGAGCTTCATCATCGCGAAGCAGTTGTTCTATGCGTTCACCCTCATAACGATCGAGGCTGTAGCGTCGCAGCTGCTGAATTGGCTCAAATGGCGGGAGCTCAAAGGGTAGAAGGTTGTCTGTTTGGTAATGGCGAACGGACAGGGAATGTAGATCTAGTCACGCTAGCGATGAATCTTTATACTCAAGGTATTTCTCCTGGACTTGATTTTTCTTGTATCGATGATATTGTCCGAGTGGCAGAGGACTGTACTCAGCTGCCTGTCCATCCTCGTCATCCTTATGCAGGTGAGCTGGTTTTCACGGCCTTTTCTGGTTCTCATCAAGACGCTATCAGAAAAGGCTTTGCTGCTAGAAGTCCTAACGATGTTTGGTCTGTTCCTTATCTACCGATGGACCCGGCTGATGTAGGTCGCTCTTATGCTTCTGTTGTTAGAGTCAATAGTCAGTCAGGGAAAGGAGGAATTGCCTTTTTGCTAGAGCGGGATTACGGACTCTCTTTGCCCAGAAAGTTGCAGATAGAGTTTAGTTCGGTTGTGCAGCAGGCAGTAGATGCTAGCGGCAAAGAGATAACGGCACAAGCAATTTGGGACGTTTTTTGTCAGGAGTATCAGCAAGTTATTGAGCCGCTGCAATATGTTTCACATCGATCTTCTCAATCCGCCAATCAAATTGAGACTCAACAGGTGAGTGTTGTTGCTAATCTCGTTTTCGAAGGAGCTGAAGTTGTCA
It includes:
- the leuA gene encoding 2-isopropylmalate synthase, producing the protein MLNNPSDKYAAFAPIDLFSRTWPDQTITTPPIWLSTDLRDGNQALIEPMDIGRKLRLFRTLVDIGFKEIEIGFPSASQIEFDFARHLIDHNLIPSDVTIQVLTPARESLICRTFEAVRGALNVIVHVYNATAPTFRQVVFNLDKPGTIRLATEAAELIKTIAQAQIETNWRFQYSPEVFTSTELPFAKEICNAVLDIWQPTLEAKAIINLPASVEVSTPNIFADQVEWMHRELHHREAVVLCVHPHNDRGCSVAAAELAQMAGAQRVEGCLFGNGERTGNVDLVTLAMNLYTQGISPGLDFSCIDDIVRVAEDCTQLPVHPRHPYAGELVFTAFSGSHQDAIRKGFAARSPNDVWSVPYLPMDPADVGRSYASVVRVNSQSGKGGIAFLLERDYGLSLPRKLQIEFSSVVQQAVDASGKEITAQAIWDVFCQEYQQVIEPLQYVSHRSSQSANQIETQQVSVVANLVFEGAEVVSVAQGDGPIEAFVKGLNQVEALRNFGEIEVWHYEERSLRNGSQGEAIALIEVVTDQGSSYGIGIHKSIVIASFQAIVSALNRLSDRICLSDSQSLATRA